The sequence ATAATCAGGTTGATCAAACTCTAGTGTGCCCACAACTGCCACACTCTTGTTTCTCTCCGCAGCTCTGACTATGTCCTCATGGAAAATGTTCTACAAACCACTGACTATACATTAAAGACATTGGACAAGTTTACAAATGCCTTTTATGATCTGGCTGCTAGTGCCAGCCAGAAGTGAACAGTTCTACAAATCTTCACTAAAATGTGATTCAAAGTgtcataaaaaattaatgaaaacaaaatgttacaTACATTACACTATTAACAGGATTATGTAAATACTGGTGATGGAATAATGACAGAAAATATggattttaatttaatgtaaacAAATGTTATATGCAAAGACTCTTAAGATGATTATGTAAATACTGCTGAATAATGACAGAAAATAGGGATTTTGCCTTAAAGTGTAatttattgaaaaggaaaaagaaaacaatctctGTCActgcataaaattattttaaatgatggcACTTACAGAATTGACAATTCAAAGACCTTTTAAACAAAAAGTCCACTAGAGAAACTTAGTAAGGACTTTAATACCCTCTGATTAGGTGCCCTCCATATGGCATGATACAACTGAAATTTAGACAAGAAACTCTCTAGGAAAATTTAGCTTAAGAAAAAGAATGATATGCTATTAAGTAGATAACTCAAAAAGAACAATTTCCTTCAATATGGGATTTTACTATTCTAAAACAACAGTCAAGTCTTCAGATAAGATGGTTTTTCATGAGAGGAGAAATTCAGAGAATGCACTTTTCAGTCATATctgtaaatagaaataaatatgtggtgagttatatcaaatatttttgaagaaaagaaaagttcttaTGATAGAACacattttactattttctctTCATATTAGACAAGCTCACAATGTTATTTATGCTTTCCTGTTACTGACATACATATCCATCGCTCTTGGTTTTTAAACTGCAATGAAAATTttattactaaattttttttttgttttgtggtatcGTTGAAGACATGGCAAGGCAATTAGTGTAAAAGGCTTTCACATAGGTTAGTGTTTGATCATTTTCCTTGGTTTAATGTATTAGAAGGGAAGTTTCCGCTACTggaaaaggaaacacacacatacacacacacatacacacacatacacacacacatacacagttaGAAGCTCCAATGTAGTGgatgaaaataattaaacttaCAGACCCTTTCAACTGGTGTTGACAGACTAAAACTTTATTTCACTATGTGACTTGTTAAGGGTGTCTGTTTGACCATAAAAAATAAGATCAATGGTTAGATACATAATTTCCAAACTTACCGAGGGCCCTAACTGTGGATTTCCTGAGAATTTAGTTAATTCTTCTGAAATCACGAAAATTGTTAAAATCATGTGATTAAAGGAAGTCAGCAATAAAAGTTTGCTAAATCAAGAAAAATACACTTCTACCTATTCAGTGTTTATTTTGCCCAAAATATGCTTAACAAAGATTACTGCATTTGATCACCCTAGGGATTATAATAAATAAGgattattataaaatttcaagTAAGCAAAAAGGTCAGGATTTGAATTTTGGACTACTGAACACCAAAATATGTGCTATATTACCTACccagtgtttttatatttatcactGGTATAACCAGGAAGAAGTCACTAAAGATTAGTAAAAGCTCATAAAGGATATTGTTGAATTACATGTCAGAAgcctttatatttttaacttgaaGTTATTTTCCACTCTCATTAGAATAAGTATCACTTATAGAATATATAATACTACTCCACATGTTACTAAGAAATTGATAATATTAGCTACAGCTGCCAGAAAATATTATCAATTTTCCATTTCAGAACATATTAGTCCTTTACAGCAGGCATTGATTTGCCATGTTTAATCTAAATCTGTTCTTATGATATGTTCTCCAAGCTATTTTATTTGATTAGTTTGGTAGAACATCAACATGTAGTAATTTAAATGAACTTACCACCACTGTAGCATGGCGTtagttttttcctaattctcagGAGCGGTGGGATTGGAGATGTCGGAAAATTGTGGGAAAGGAATATACTGCACGATTTGTGGATAGTACCAAACAGCATAGGGGTAGGCAGCAAGTTGACTGAGCTGCTGGAAAGGCTAGAgggaaaaacatttgaaaagcaaCAGTGTATGAGCAATTGCTGTTTTCAATCCCTGAAAAATATCaatacatttcattcatttccaaGATGCCTGTTAGCATCATAAAAAATGATTACTCTGTGAGggaaaagaataaatcaaaatctTCTATGGTGAACCATGTTGAAGAAACTTTCAGAAGGTGCTCTTTTAAGAAACCTGAGGGGCAATGAATAAATCACTTTTTTAAGGACACCATTTAAGACTGAACTCCAAGAACCCACATTACTCACAGGTCCACTTTATCAGACTCCAGAAGAGACTAGTAGCAtacatttcattattatttactttataaactCACGGGTATTTTTGCTATTTAGATCTATAATTTTCCTTAAAGCCACTTGGGTCAAAGTACAGGCCCTGCACTCAGGGTCAGCACAGCTGTCTTTCAGAAATgtcaggaacagaaaaaaaaaaaaaataataattctttaatTCCTAGGCCAGTGTTCTTTTCAAGCACTAGAGTTTTGGGGCCAAAACTATTTTCCTTTCTATAATTTTGGAATAGTTGCCTCTGTTAATTCATAATGAGATTACACTTAATTTTTTCTATGTACTAACAATTGAATTGCACATAGAAACAGTTGCATATAATTCTCTACATATTCAGGTGGAAGTTCTTTGCTGGAATTAGGAAAAactttaaaagcatttaaaattttgctaTGGACACCTGCCTATGTAAAGATCAAAACAAATATAATATCTGGaactttttaagataaaataaggTAACTACCTCAAGACAGAACTGGCCCTGTTCttaatagagagacagagagagagagaaagagaaagagagagagagagaagagtgagacagagacagagacagagacaagagaaataagtttctatgatttgaatgtgtttCCCAAAgatcatgtgttggaaacttaacaTCCAAGGCAAACTGATGAGAAGTGGGACCTTGAAGAAGTGATTAGTTCACAAGGGCGCTGTTCTCACAATTTAATTAATGCTATTATCACAAGAGTGGGCTCATTGTTGCAAGGGTGAGCTTGTTTTGACTGAGTTTAACCCTCTCTTGTGTATTCTTTTTGGCTCTTTCACCATGGGATGATGCAACAAGAAGGCCCTTGCTTGACAGATACTGGCCCTTCTATCTTGGACTTAGAGTTTCCACAACTGGTaaccaaataaatttctgttcattataaattactcagtctgtgatAGTCTGCTACAGCAGCGCAAAACAAACTAAGGCACTAGTTTAGTAACTTACATCCAACTGAACACGAGGATAGGTCAAATTATTGCTACCCCAAACCCTCATTAATATGAAAAATGCATATATAGTTGtcacaatctttttaaaaataattacattgacTTGATgggtcatgtctgtaatcccagcactttgggaggccaaggtgaacggatcactggagctcaggagtttgagactagcctggccaacatggggaaaatctgtctctactaaaaatacaaaaattagctgggcgttgtgatGCGTGCCGGTAATCCCATCTACTTTGGGATGCTAAGGGATGAGGATCGCTAGAACCCAAGatgcaaaggttgcagtgaaccgagattgcgccactgcactccagctcagcaacagagtgagaatctgtctcataataataataataataataataattattattattattattatttacatggGAAGTTAGGACCAATTAATTCTTTGCAGCCCAAATGAAGAGAATGCttgcctttattttccttttactttattttccttttactttgtAAAGTGATTACAGAAtttcataataaaagaaaaaaaaaaagcccgggcacggtggctcacgcttgtaatcccagcacttgtgggaggctgaggcaggagaatggcgtgaacccgggaggcggagcttgcattgagccgagatcacgccactgtgctccagcctgggctacagagccaaactccgtcacaaaaaaagaaaaacaaacaaacaaacaaaaactgagggtaAAATTTGATGTGCTATGAGGAactaaaagtttctttctctagtTGCATTCATACGAAGGATGTTCCATGGCTTTCtttacatagtttttttttttttttttttttaattagtatgttgtatataaattgaatcattaaTGGCTAGAGCCACTGAATTAAACATATAGTTATTATCTTTAAATGTGAAGACACGACATATCACTGTAAACATTAAGACATGGGAGTTTTGGAGGAGGAAATAAATTGATAGACACATATTATTTTCTCCACAAATGAGAAACCAAAGTCCAAGAGAATATACAATGTGCCAAGGCCATATGCTTAGAAGCTGTCAGAACTGAGATTTAAGTTGGGAGTTAGAAatgtttgagaagaaaaaaaatctcttcaagAGTAGGGGGCTATTTAAGAGCAAACATATTTAAGCTTAACAAAATACTATTGTTTTGTAATATATTAAGCAAGATATTACCACTTGGACATGGCTGTTTTCACTCATTCTGTGAATTTGTTCCtgcataaaaggaaacacatTCTAAATTACTTAGACATCTTCTGGTATAACACATTTATCTTACATTGCACCGGAAATGTACACAACATCATTCATGAAATTTAGAATAGACCGTATTCTATGCCAAAGTTAGTAAAAATTGTCaaagcactttttattttctaacgttagaaaaagaaattagccaaagGCTAAGCTCACTATAGcttggaaaaataaacaattagtAAGGTTCATATTCTGAGGATAAATAATAACCTACCGCTTCTCTAGGACtatgtgtttttctatttatggctatttattaattatttaaattttatcttttgcgacttttaagtaaaatattaccAGGTAGGGTTGGTAGAACTCTCTCTCTCAgaatatatttatgttaaaaaagaagcatgcattataaaaatataacacgtgaaggaaatactaaaatattttagatttaataAATAATCTCACCTGGGCATGGGCAGCTTGCTAGGGAGGAGAAAACATTCTgttttagtattttcattttatttactcacGAATAAGAAACATTTGCTGGGTACCTTCATTTGTTCAGGGACAATGTTAAATACTCGAGACAACActgtaaaatattacaaaatctcTCAGGAGGACCAGTTGGTTCTAACAGTTATGGAGGTTACATACTAGCCATATCATATATATGGtactaaaatatattattcagGTAATTTTCTAGATCAATAATGATGAATTCTATTGGGGCACTgatatgtttaaatttatttggaTACTATTTTAAACACAAGTTACCTGAAAATGGAAACAAGAGTAACAGTTAGGGTCCAAATTAAATTCATTATTGATTTTCATCTTCCTCTATTGATAACGATTAAAAATGCTAGCATGTAATTTTGctaaattaaaacaaagcatttcCCAAAGTCTTCATTATGTCAAATTTGCTCATAGTAACTGAAAGGTTTTTATTGTCCTCCCTAAAGAAAGACTTATATGTTACTCAAAAGGGTTGAAACCAATGAAAAGCAGATTATGTGAGTTTTGACAGAAGCAAATCTGATGTTTAGCAttcctgtttcctttttcagAGTCTATACTGTTCCTTAAATGGAAAGTTTATTTGACATATCTGTGATTTCACAGGTAAGCATATTTATGAAATTCTCAACCAGAATGTATCATCAGGGAGGTTAAAAGTGAATTTGTGGTAGAATGTACTCACTTTCTCCCTGGTTAGTAATTACGGATAAGATATACAACTTTAGTCCAGAAATAAAGAGAACGAGCATTGCCAGCAAATATGCAGGCAATCATACAAATAATATGCCAATTATTGGTCAAGGTTagaataaataatttcttaataaaaataaaaatatatttagaagtggcctcaatttaaaatttcttttaattctataGTAGAATATGTTTTGtattataatgaataaaatattaccaGCTGAAGTTGGTTGTATTCGTTCATTCTACGAAACTGttcctatttaaaaagaaaaatattctcaatTGCTTGGATGTCATTCAATCCAACCCCATCACTTTCATATGATGAAACAAGAATCTTACAATGCTCTTCCCCAAGGGTAGAGAATGAGGAACTATTAAACCTGAGTGCCATTTCTACCCCAAATAATTTGGACCTCTTCCATTATtcccttttaaaaacattttaaaaagcaacttcttgaatttaaattataattctgTCTGATATAAATTAGTAACAGCTAATTTTAGTACAATATATCagaattattaagaaaattaaaacttttttatttgctGACTGTGAAGATTTAACTTTGGCCAAATTAGATTAGAATATTAAATGgacaaggaaaaataatttttcaaatattatccAACATTTATTTATAGTTTACTCTGTGTCATGGATTGCATTAATTGCTTTACAtcatctaatatttattattattgccattttggGGTTTAGTTATAGACTTATACTGGGAAAGTGAACGGTTCAACATCACATATGTGTGGGTAGAGCTATGAGTCGAACTCAAGTGTAACCAAATCTACAAACTGCCACTTAAATACTATGTTATGTAGATTCAAAAGGAgactataaaatacaaatattcaagTGAAACTGTGAATTAGATACCCAGGATAAAAAAAgttactagttttatttttagagggGAATAAGAAAGCATCTAGATCCCATCAGACTACTTACAATAAAGTCTAGCAGATATTGAAAAGGATAAATAATTTATCAATACAACATTCTCACTCTTTCCTTGGTATATTTGCCTTTGATAAATCTTTAATGCCACTTTTTCAGATGGCATTGGTATAGTATGTCTTcccttggggtgtgtgtgtgtgtgtgtgtgtgtgtctgtatatgtgaAAGTAAGTGCATTTTAATTTATCctggaaaatattaatatattttaaatttagcaaACATATCTTACCGCAGACTTACTGagataattttcctttaaaaaaataaaaatatgcatagtTTTAATTTCAGgacattaatttacatttaaagttaaaatatgaaTCTACAAAACTATTACTAAACAATTACAGTAAAttgattttcattataaattcCCCAAAAGCTGAGACAAGATTAATAATTTAAAGCACATATTATAATCacattgcttttccttttctcactGCTTTAACCACTACATTGCTCCGAATGTTGGGGGTGGAGGTGAAGTAATGATTTGTATTCAATTAACAGAAATCCCACTTAACTGAGTTGGTTTTATTTTGGTAACTTGCATGAAGGTCTTCTCCCAAAGTCAAAGGAAAAACAACACCACTTTTTATGTAGGCCGACTTTTGTTCTCAAGATTAACACAGGGCAAAGTGTGGGGAGTAGTTAGAGGAGACCAACGTCTGATTAACCTAGAATTGGTTAAATTCTAAATGGTTTATGAAATGTTTACTTCATTGGCTTATAAGCATTGTAATTGTTAGAATTTTTAACGATAAGATTGAGTTTTAACAAAATCTGTGAAGGACAAAGTaattggttaaaaaataataatttggacATCACAGATGGCCAGATAAAATTGTTTGCCCAGAAATAATGTCAATTTGTCTCTGacaaaaaattgctttcttacttCTTTTGGATAGCTACTCACATACTAAAACTAGAATAGTGCCACATATACACTGCCTTGTACAATCAGACCTTATGGGATATGTAATCCTCACAGTACAagttttcataatgttttaaattaattggGACTCAGAAttaatatcaaaattatttaCCTCACTTGATGAACTGATGCTAGATTCCGtcttctaaaataaagaaaactagtGTCAACTATACCCTGGGATTTTTAGAATTTGAAGGAAACTAGTTCCATACCATCATGGTGAAATGCTTACCATGGTAACATTGTAATTGAATTAATGGTATGGGAAAATTCAGGCATACTATATTGTATTTTCTTGGAGTGTCAATTTTACTTGAAAAGTTATGGCTGTAGGTTTAATAACTTATCTGGGAACATAAAAACTTAAAAGCGATAGTTTTTAATTTAGGAAAACAAACACAAGTTTATCATTGAGTAGAATGCAAATTTTACATAGATTTTTGTGACACAAATGAAACCTCTAAGAAAGAACCGTATTTAGCTGGGTACCTATAACCCTGGGTTAAACATCTATTCTCATCTGCCCTTGGGGTTTCTTTGATgtgaataaaatggaaacattaaatACAATACACAACCTTAAGATGAAACTAAAATTaatttagctttaaaaatatttactttgaaatatttattttttattcaaagtcctttatgtttatatttatatatacatataattttacttCCCaagtacatacatattttaacagattaattttaatattcaacAGACTTTATCTCTGGAGATGGTTGATTAACCATATGCAATAagtcagcatttaaaaaaatatatttgtaaatagtGTAGCTCACTGATCCTAGGTAATTGCTGCAATAGATTCTTTCTGtccaaggagaggaagagggacaTGGGTTGAcaaactattaggttggtgcaaaagtagtaaAAGTAATTGacgtttttgccattactttgtaaaaactgcaattacttttgcaccaacctaatagtatttccattatttttaatggcaaacaagcacaataacttttgcactaacctataCCTATTGGGTAGTACGCTCACTACCTGTGTCTGATATACTCATGTAAAAATCTTACACGCATACATTtgtactaaaattaaaaagtaatctcaTGCCCTGGGATGTCAGAGCCAGTGTTCTGTGGGACTCTCATTTTAAACATCCATGcaccttttgtttttattttgtatttaaatgaaTAAGCAATCTTTTTACTAATTATTGTTTAAATGGCTTAAATTCCATCTTCCAATTTCAACTTTATATAGCACAACATTGTACATTCTTGAGTATAATATTTCTGTTTGAGAAGTCCAATAAGTTAAAATTAGAatagaattaatttaaaattaagatgttaacattttaaaattcagtgtcTTATTCTGCTTAATTTCAGAAGACAGTCTTCTTAAAATGAAGCATACTGCGTATACTATGTGTGATACATAAGTGTAGAGTTCACTAGAATGAACGGGTCTTACCTCAGACTCTGCCATAACATGgttcttaagaaagaaaagataattaatttcatttttcatggCAAATAGTCAAATACAAAAGTAATGATTACCAAATAAAATGGAtgtcaaagaaaatagaaaaagacaatatcaaagtaataagaaaaactaaaaagccTGCCTACCTTAACTCTGAGCTAACTGAACctgcatttt is a genomic window of Macaca mulatta isolate MMU2019108-1 chromosome 5, T2T-MMU8v2.0, whole genome shotgun sequence containing:
- the LOC114678163 gene encoding alpha-S1-casein, which codes for MAESEKTESSISSSSEENYLSKSAEQFRRMNEYNQLQLQAAHAQEQIHRMSENSHVQVPFQQLSQLAAYPYAVWYYPQIVQYIPFPQFSDISNPTAPEN